One Carya illinoinensis cultivar Pawnee chromosome 5, C.illinoinensisPawnee_v1, whole genome shotgun sequence genomic window, attttttattactattcttataatatataaaattatccaACTACCCAACCCAACATAAAACTCATGACTTCACTTTtccctttattattattataaaaagaagaGGCATCAGTTGTATTACGGTTACAGCTCAATTGATAAGACTGTGTtactgtattattattattattttttttttgggggtatGATTGGcctttaattaaaaatatcgtTTGCACATTTCATTGGATCTTCTAATTTTGTTCTGTTTCATTCACcaaatctttattttcttatcaaataataatataaataataaaaaaaattacatttttatatattttttatatattctactgatatgattgattgtattattttttaatgattattttgactaattatattaataaaatataaaaataatatataaaaataacggTACATAAGAGAACTGATAAATGCaatgagaaattataaaataactcATTATAATGGATTTCACCTCAAAACAACTCGTGGACATAGATTTTTATGCCGAACCACATGAATATTTGTATctctatatttatgtttatttatttatttattatgtattttatagaTAAATGCAAAGAATATTATATCAAAACTCGAATCATCATGAGTCAGGAATGACTATTTATTCATTTCTAGTCTGTTGTGTAAATTAAAACATTAACACCTAGAATTCGAACTGAGCtagattaattaaatttaggtttgaatttttaaaattacccTCACTTTTACAAATTAGACTACCATTATGATGAGTTAAGGACAAACCTTCTCGATTATCAAATGATAACAATCTCTGATATGGGATTTTGAGATGATTTCTTTGATGTTATAATTTCCAAGTGGAGGAGATGGTGGAGCATATCAAATTGAGGAGGAGGCAAATCCACATTCAAACCATATAAAAAATGACCTATTAATTAGCTTGATTTCGATTTGTCTATGCTACGCGCAACAACAACGGGGCCTACATCGGAGTAGTAGGTAGTGTCACGAGTCACGACGACTACGTTTTGATGCTGACGTGGTCAACCATGAGTACCAGACCCATTTAAAACTCTTTAAACCATCATGGGAGTTCGAGTCATACGTACCATTATACGCACATACCTGATATTTGGTAGGCAACGTATGTCTTCCACTTAAAGTTACGTatatttataagataatttacatgtgaaaaagtaaattttatatacatattctttaaatatatttaacattttccttcatatatatatatatatatatataattataatttattatacacATATTATACCTGAATTAAAGGAACCAATAATATTACATTGCAAGGAAATGTGGCCCACACAATTATTCTATGGAGATAACTTGTTATATTTTTAACGTCTATCTTACGTTAtcaaattactatatatatatatatatatatatatatatttcatgagataatattttatgtgCATGTCAATTATTTCGATCATTACTACTGATTAGATCGTATGTTCTTTCTCGGACGAGGGGAAAAGTAATACTACAATTTAGAGTCTCTATAATAAGTATTCTCTATTTGAgtgaaagaataaataaaaaaaattagagatatGAATCTAATCATAACGGATAtcgcgtgtatatatatatatatatatatattttcaaataagagaaatattttagtaataaaatgattatataaaaataatcttataaattaacatgatttgatatagttcatattataaatcatataaaatcacgttaatttataaaattatttttatataattttttatgactgtaatatttttttaaaagtaactaaataaaaataagaaaaaaatacgtGCCTATGAACATTGTACAGCAAATAgggcaaaaatgattatttgaaaAGAGGGAAAGATATCCAACTCTCCCTCAAATTGCATACCATTCAAGCTATCAATTTGGATAATCACCACCCAACAATCagccccccctctctctctctctctctctctctctctctctctctctctctctctctctctctcaaggttGTGATTTTACTGATGTACCCTTTTTTCCCCTTAAAAGGGCAAAATTACACCTATGCACCTATGACACATAAAAGAGGCAAATTAgcatattaaataaaaagatactTTTGAAAgaatagaattattttctaaaatattaattttattccattagttttttaattcctttttgaattttttttctttctgtttggaAAAAATATCATCTTCTATAATTTAATAACTAAAAACCTAATTTTTgaaaaacctatatatatatatatatatatgtgtgtgtgtgtgtgtgtgtcaatgaaaatgtaattttctagtgttttttgtttttttattctcCACCTGCTGGCCTCAAGACAATCACATACGCACCTAGATTAGACATACGAAGTTCCTCACTCCCTCCCTTACGTAGATTCTCCTCAAAGCAACCTTTAAGCCCAAAGAACTCTCCTCTCACACAAAAGAAGTGTTCGGGAATCAGTGTCGAAATACTCATAGATTCATAGCTCCCCCTCCTCAACGATAACCTCTCCAAAATCTCTCTTTCACACATACGCACAAGCTCAGGTTCACAAGCATGTCTGTGACTGTGATTCGAAGAGCTCTTTCTTTCTCGTCTCTTTGTGTCTTCCTTCTCACCATCTCAACCCTCACGACCCCATCGACTTCGGCCACGGACACCTTCGTCTTTGGTGGGTGCTCTCCGCTGAAGTACACGCCCGGTTCACCTTACGAGAACAACGTCAACTCGATCCTCACCTCCCTGGTCAACTCAGCCATGTTCACCGCCTACAACAACTTCACTGCTCTCGGCTCCAACCCTCAAGACACCGTCTACGGCCTCTTCCAATGCCGCGGAGACCTCCAGGGCAATGACTGCGCCCGCTGCATCGCTCGCTCGGTGAGTCAACTCGGTACCCTTTGCATCAACTCGTGCGGTGGCGCGTTGCAGCTCGAAGGTTGTTTCGTCAAGTATGATAATACCACCTTCTTGGGGGTGGAGGACAAGACGGTGGTGGTCAAGAAATGTGGGCCGGCGTTTGGATACGACTCTGACGCGTTGGCCCGGAGAGATGCTGTGCTGGCGTACTTGGGGACCGGCAACGGTGGGCCCTACAATACGTACCGGACGAGTAACTCCGGGAATGTCCAGGGCGTGGCGCAGTGCGTGGGGGACTTGAGTCCGAGCGAGTGCCAGGATTGCCTAGGGAACGCGATCGGACTGCTGAAG contains:
- the LOC122311951 gene encoding plasmodesmata-located protein 6-like; this translates as MSVTVIRRALSFSSLCVFLLTISTLTTPSTSATDTFVFGGCSPLKYTPGSPYENNVNSILTSLVNSAMFTAYNNFTALGSNPQDTVYGLFQCRGDLQGNDCARCIARSVSQLGTLCINSCGGALQLEGCFVKYDNTTFLGVEDKTVVVKKCGPAFGYDSDALARRDAVLAYLGTGNGGPYNTYRTSNSGNVQGVAQCVGDLSPSECQDCLGNAIGLLKTQCGTAAWGDMFLAKCYVRYLQGGVRSYARKDDNNATNDEVDKTLAIIIGGIAVVALLILFLSFLNRLSEKGRGGK